The proteins below are encoded in one region of Gammaproteobacteria bacterium:
- a CDS encoding lipoprotein: protein MRLQRRRTVRLPAALAVLLVVAALSSCGQTGDLYLPDENEHSRKQ from the coding sequence ATGCGCTTGCAGCGGCGGCGGACAGTGCGGCTGCCCGCAGCGCTCGCCGTGCTGCTGGTTGTCGCGGCGCTGTCGTCGTGCGGGCAAACCGGCGACCTCTACCTGCCCGACGAAAACGAACATTCCCGCAAGCAATGA
- the soxY gene encoding thiosulfate oxidation carrier protein SoxY, which yields MNKNRRQFLHRSLAALAASLAPAALSANWPKEAFETTVLQQALDIITGGDVEQGAVTLKAPGIAEDGGAVRVEVETALDNVESITLLVEKNPVPLTSQFMLHGQSHAYIATNLKVRETSDVIALVKAGGRYYSDRRTVRVTAGGCS from the coding sequence ATGAACAAAAACCGCAGACAATTCCTGCACCGCAGTCTCGCCGCGCTGGCGGCGTCGCTGGCACCCGCCGCGCTGTCGGCCAACTGGCCGAAGGAGGCCTTTGAGACGACCGTCTTGCAGCAGGCGCTTGACATCATCACCGGCGGCGATGTGGAGCAGGGCGCCGTCACGCTGAAGGCGCCGGGCATCGCCGAGGACGGCGGCGCGGTGCGCGTCGAGGTGGAGACCGCGCTTGACAATGTGGAATCCATCACGCTGCTGGTCGAGAAAAACCCGGTGCCGCTGACCTCGCAGTTCATGCTGCACGGCCAGAGCCACGCCTACATCGCGACCAACCTGAAGGTGCGGGAAACCTCCGATGTCATCGCGCTGGTCAAGGCCGGCGGGCGTTATTACAGTGACCGCCGCACGGTGCGCGTAACCGCGGGCGGCTGCTCCTGA
- the soxZ gene encoding thiosulfate oxidation carrier complex protein SoxZ: MAKTIKMRARRDNGVVVVKALITHPMETGRRQDRDSGETIPAHFIQKVVGEYKGEKVFEAYWGTGVSKNPYIAFRFDGGEKGGKIKLSWVDNLGQSDSLEETIQ, encoded by the coding sequence GTGGCCAAAACCATCAAGATGCGCGCGCGCCGCGACAACGGCGTCGTCGTCGTCAAGGCGCTGATTACGCACCCGATGGAAACCGGGCGCCGCCAGGACCGCGACAGCGGCGAGACGATACCCGCGCATTTCATCCAGAAAGTCGTCGGCGAGTACAAGGGCGAGAAGGTGTTCGAGGCGTACTGGGGAACGGGCGTTTCCAAAAACCCGTACATCGCCTTTCGCTTTGACGGCGGCGAGAAGGGCGGCAAGATCAAATTAAGTTGGGTGGACAACCTCGGGCAGTCGGACAGCCTCGAGGAAACCATCCAGTAA
- a CDS encoding carboxylesterase, whose protein sequence is MSGADPQPLWLDARDADGARGAVILLHGLGANHEDLVPLADGVSPGCRDRLTFVVPRAPLRRITIAGGLTVPAWFDIHTYGDNGEEDWRGLDETRAALDALLKTLARRGLPPERVVIGGFSQGGAAALHYLCRNPNALRGVFVLSGWLPRGEQLPPSPRTPVLLVHGRLDLTLPVHYARLSRHRLEEAGFRVEWHEHARLGHSVDAKVLAVLSQWLDGLFGDD, encoded by the coding sequence TTGTCCGGCGCCGACCCGCAGCCGCTGTGGCTTGACGCCCGCGACGCCGATGGCGCGCGCGGCGCGGTTATCCTGCTGCACGGCCTCGGCGCCAACCACGAAGACCTGGTGCCGCTCGCCGACGGCGTTTCGCCCGGCTGCCGCGACCGCCTGACTTTTGTCGTGCCGCGCGCGCCGCTGCGCCGCATCACCATCGCCGGCGGGCTGACGGTGCCGGCGTGGTTCGACATCCACACCTACGGCGACAACGGCGAGGAGGACTGGCGGGGGCTGGACGAGACGCGCGCCGCGCTGGACGCATTGCTCAAGACATTGGCGCGGCGCGGGCTGCCGCCGGAGCGCGTCGTCATCGGCGGTTTCTCGCAGGGCGGCGCCGCGGCGCTGCATTACCTGTGCCGCAACCCGAACGCGCTGCGCGGTGTGTTTGTGCTGTCGGGGTGGTTGCCGCGCGGCGAGCAGTTGCCGCCGTCGCCGCGCACGCCGGTGCTGCTGGTGCACGGCAGGCTCGACCTGACGCTGCCGGTGCATTACGCGCGGCTGTCGCGCCACCGCCTGGAAGAGGCCGGTTTCCGCGTCGAGTGGCACGAACACGCGCGCCTCGGCCATTCGGTGGACGCGAAGGTGCTGGCCGTGCTGTCGCAGTGGCTGGACGGCCTCTTCGGCGACGACTGA